From a region of the Borrelia sp. A-FGy1 genome:
- a CDS encoding DUF2586 family protein, producing MSSVHKLPDLDVEFRDFSLRKEKELKSGVFAILGYAPKVKGAAYAKLTSLEECSLLGHSILADTCKDFFTYSTGIIYAIPIGERESSMDITEAEKSRDTSYSLSITGGDNIYKTLDIRATISKGGLKDTAQFFLEYEGIKSKVMQVKEDSEIKIDDLGIKIKFSAASSYNYPEGSYITYKLAPKLKNTQKGILSALESMLSIEDYIEFLALDIDSKASDWQYIISKLNNISRENKREFFVVMRFRNLLQDETMTAYIEALRKEKKSSFEPSIKLLVLGQPVIYENYLGNATKGIPFGIFLGKLSSTIYYGSVSEVLNGDGRVRGIISLSSDVTLSHVKQIAELGYTGFRNVEGFKGVYVTEAKLFSPDDSDYDCVERTRVMYRAEYILRRELVGNFLNRNLNVSAVDGEDSFTVLVKEACKKALEKHMSGSYSDFTVEVETRGSLLQKGVIVIKFAIVPLGKIRYMKNEFSFSLPKTG from the coding sequence ATGAGTTCAGTTCATAAATTGCCAGATCTTGATGTTGAGTTTAGAGATTTTTCTTTACGCAAAGAAAAGGAACTTAAAAGTGGAGTTTTTGCTATTCTAGGATATGCTCCTAAAGTTAAGGGTGCTGCATATGCTAAACTGACTAGTTTAGAAGAGTGTTCTTTACTAGGGCATTCTATTCTTGCAGATACATGTAAAGACTTTTTTACATATAGTACTGGGATTATTTACGCAATTCCTATAGGTGAAAGAGAGTCTAGTATGGATATTACAGAAGCAGAAAAATCTAGAGATACAAGTTATTCATTATCTATTACAGGTGGTGATAATATTTACAAGACTCTAGATATTAGGGCAACTATTTCTAAGGGAGGACTTAAAGATACTGCACAGTTTTTTCTTGAATATGAAGGAATTAAGAGTAAAGTCATGCAGGTTAAAGAAGATAGTGAAATTAAGATAGATGACTTAGGTATTAAAATTAAATTTAGTGCTGCATCTAGCTACAATTATCCTGAAGGCTCCTATATTACCTATAAGTTAGCTCCTAAGCTTAAAAATACTCAAAAAGGAATTTTATCTGCTCTTGAGAGTATGCTTTCAATAGAAGATTATATAGAATTTTTAGCTCTTGATATTGATAGTAAAGCATCAGATTGGCAATACATTATAAGCAAACTTAATAATATATCAAGAGAAAATAAGAGAGAATTTTTTGTTGTAATGAGATTTAGAAATCTTTTACAAGATGAGACAATGACTGCCTATATTGAAGCTTTGCGGAAAGAGAAAAAGAGTAGTTTTGAGCCATCCATTAAGCTTTTAGTATTAGGACAACCTGTAATATATGAGAATTACTTAGGTAATGCTACTAAAGGAATTCCATTTGGCATATTTTTAGGAAAGTTAAGTTCAACCATTTATTATGGATCTGTTAGTGAAGTTTTAAATGGAGATGGTAGAGTTAGAGGTATTATAAGCTTATCAAGTGATGTGACATTAAGTCATGTTAAGCAAATAGCAGAACTTGGATATACCGGGTTTAGGAATGTAGAAGGTTTTAAGGGGGTTTATGTCACAGAAGCTAAGCTTTTCTCACCAGATGATAGTGATTATGATTGTGTGGAGCGTACTAGAGTCATGTACAGGGCTGAATATATTCTAAGGCGTGAACTTGTTGGAAACTTCTTAAATCGCAATCTTAATGTTAGTGCTGTTGATGGTGAAGATAGTTTTACAGTCCTTGTAAAAGAGGCGTGCAAAAAGGCACTTGAAAAGCATATGTCCGGATCATATAGTGATTTTACGGTTGAGGTTGAGACTAGGGGATCACTATTGCAAAAAGGCGTTATTGTAATTAAGTTTGCTATTGTTCCTTTAGGAAAGATTAGATATATGAAAAATGAATTTAGCTTTTCATTGCCAAAAACAGGTTAG